The Arachis ipaensis cultivar K30076 chromosome B03, Araip1.1, whole genome shotgun sequence region CAACAAACGCTAATACCCATCTACACTTACCCGGTATAAAGCTTTGGGAAGGACACGTGCAGGCAACGTGAGTATCCAGGTGTCAATACATTAGCTCATCTTGGCTAGTTATACTGCTTTGCTATTCTATATACTAGCAAGATACCCGCGCGATGCGCGGGCGACACATATGCAGATTAAAATGACGTAAATGTAAAGAATTGTTGGTTATTTTATCTGATGTTAAAAAAAGATGATCTTTATAATTGTAAAAGTATTtgtaaaatgtaaaataaattgTAAGcattttaataaagaaaaaagaagacatGAAAAAGATTAGACTATTTTTGTGTTGTATGTAGATGCAGGAATTATATAAATAGTAACTCAAAGTATTTGAAATATAATTCCGTAAAATTGATTGAGTAAGGTTTGAATTGTATTAAATATGAATGTTGAAGAAGTACTGTAAGGGAAGAAATAATGGTTTGAGCATAAGATAAGTACTCGTGAGTTAATAAGTTATAGTTGCTAACAAAtgcaatgaaaaatagaaaatggtAAAAATATGAAAAGGATGTAAGATTGTAGCAATAAAGTTATAGATAAATAGTTAGGGTTGGATAAGCGAAAATGAGTGTATAGAGGAATTatgtaataataaaaatattcgtAATGCTGAACGTATTGTCATATATTTCTGAAGACTTCAGGGTAAACAACATTCTCTGTCTTGTTTGTGTTTTCATCATGAGCAATTaaaattttcaactcttttttgaTTGTGACTCTTGAGATTGCAACATAAAGTTGGCCATGAGTGAAGACAGTTTTTTCAATAACAATCCCACATGATTTAAAGATTGTCCTTGACTTTTGTTGATTGTCATTGCATAAGATACCATAAGAGGAAATTGTCCCCGTTGGAATCTAAAGGGTAGCCTGGCATCTGACGATGTGAGTGTCATTTTAGGAATAAAGACTTTATTGACAGAGTCGTTGGAATTTAACAATTTTGCCTCAATAACTTTATCTCCTAGTCTTGTAATTATCAACATGGTACCATTGCAAAGGCCTTATGAGTGATCAATATTTCTAATAAGCATCACATGGCAACCAACCTTAAGCTTCAATTCGTGATTTGGAACCCCCAAGCACTTAATTGTTGCTAAAAACTCTGGTGTGTGCATAGCTTGAATTTGATTGCTACCTCCCTCGGACAGACATTTGTTGGAACTAACATATGTCTTGCATTCATTGCTGTTCATTGTAGTCATGTAATCATTTACCTCATCTATAGCATTAACCGTAGGAGCTAAGATAGTGCGACCTGTCAAGTTGCTTTCATTACACATGTCAGCAATATAATCAGAATAGATTGCCTCCACAATTGCCTTAATAGGATCACTATAGTTAGTGATAAGGAATTTAGGAGGTATGTTAATGCTATTGCAGCCATCACATGATCTGTCAGATATTTCGTTGCCAACTTGAAGTATCCATTCAGCAAATTGCTTTAAATCTTCTACCTGATCATCTGTGGTCATAGATTGAAATCGCATGTTTACCGTGAGCTTTAATACTTCACAATGTTGCCAGAGGTATGAAGAGTTTAAAGACGCATTAACAATGTCTTGTCTTGTTCCTTTTGGGATGACAGGCAAAATTTGTCGAAAATCCCCACCAAAAGCAATTGTTTTACCTCCAAACGGCAAGTGCTGGTTATGATCATCTTTGAATCTCATCAAATCCTTCAATGTCTTGTCCAATGCCTCAAAACAGAATTTGCTCATCATTCGTCCCAAATAATTAGCTTAGCTATTATATTAATTCTGCTAATGGACTTCCTTGCTTAATGTTGCAAGTAGAGAACTCATCTTGTGTTAATGGTATGGCAAACCTAGAATGTGCAGTTCGACCTCTAGGTAACAGTAGAGAGGCAACGCCGTTAGATGCAACAGTTAGCACTATTTGTCCACATGATCTTAGTGCTGAAGCTAAAGTTAtccaaagaaaaatttttcctgtATCTCCATGGCCATACAAAAAAGAACACACGTCCATGTTGACTATCTGTAGAGCTCATGATTTTATCATATACCCCCTTTTGCTCGGCAGTTAATTTTGAGAGGCAGTCATTAGGTTGCTTTTCTAACAGAACTCGATCATAATTTAATTCGTCAAAGATCATTTTGTTTCGCGTCCTAAGATGGTCGGTATCTCTTGATGGAAATGGCATGGTTGGATAATCGTGCAAAGTCTTTCCGTTACTGTTCAATATTTGTTCAACGTCAATCACGGTTAGATCCTTTAATTCTTCCTCACTGAAAAGTAGATCTGAAATGTTTAGAAAGTACATATATATATNNNNNNNNNNNTATTAAGTGACTGTTGGAGACGGAAACATGTGTTAAGTAAAACAAATATGATAAAAACCTGTAGTTAACAATTTAAGGATGAAAAAATAAATTGAGATGTCATGGATTGCAATTCGTTAGTTACCATGTAGGCTAAACATGACTCTGTGATCATGCAAAATTCCATCACTTAATAGGATGGCGGTTTTTTTCCAGACAACTTCCGGTCGCACCATTGAATTAGACCATAGTAGTGTCGCAAACAACCTCCGCAAATAATGACATGAGCCCCAATGACTTGCTTCTTCAATGGCATCTATATATTCTTTGTCGTCGTCTAGCAAACCACGTGCATAGCATGCATCTCGAAATGATGAGTAGATTACACCATTGTAAGTCCTGATATCTGCATAGGTTGTTGGTCCTTTTACAATGTTTAACAACAACCTTAAATAATATAGCTCACCGGATGATGGTGGTACAAAGATCATCCTTCCAATGACCTGATGACTTTTCCTGGGTTTCCAAGCTCTCAGAGATGATTTCCAAACAAACTTGCTTGGAAACTCATTATAGGTTAGTTTTCTAGCTTCAGCATTTGTTTTGTTTGCTACAAACCAGCCTAGAAACATGGACTCTTTAACAGTTGCCTTTGCAACAGCTTCAACCAATGATTCATTATCCGTAAATACAACCGGTTGTTGATCCGGCAAATGAAAGCTTAGCCTCTCAACCGATGGATTTCTGTAGTGAATGTCATAGCAAAAGATCCTCCAAGCAGCTTCACAAGGAGATATATATCGACAATCGTAAAACATTTTCACTTCATCAACTTCTAAAGTTGTCTTACCATCGGGGGACTTTGTAGAAAAATAAGTTGTGACGCGATCACTTCCTTTATTTACATATTTGAACAAATACTTGATAGATCTTGACTGGTTACACCATTCGACGTTAATGTGAGCACGGTATTTGAGCAACAACATTTTATTATATGGCACAACATATCGGTTGTCTAGATGAATTCCTGAAACTTCCACCGTGCGTCCATTGTCTCGACGCTTATATACTGGGTAACCATCTTCATCAACTGTAGTCATTTTGTTGAACTTCTTAGGGAAATGACGGATGCAACGACCTTCCTCCATGCAAGGCGAAGTTGGTTTGCTAAGACCACATGGACCATGAAGCATAAAACTCTTTACAGCCTTGTAATATGCATTGTCAACATCAGCATTAGGAATTTCAGCACATATGATTTTGTCTATGTCTGCAGGGGTTGGGTATTTATCTTGTTCATGCAAGAATAATAATATATGTGCATGTGGGAGTCCCCTCTTTTGGAAGTCTATTGTGTAGATAACTGGAGAAAACAGCAAAATGCATATAGTATTAACATACATTTAATTATTAAGAATTATGGAACATGGCAGGGGGGATAAATACgtaaaatatatatatgtaaGTTTCGTACCTGCTTTTGTAGTACCAAATAATTTGTTGTATCTAAGATCTTTAATCATCATGTCCACTTTAACCTTGAATAGTCTGCAAATCATGTCTGGCCTATCCTCTGGTTTGACTTTATGCATTCTACAATACCGTTGTATTTCGTCCCATTGCGGATTGCATGTAAAAGTGATGAATAAATCTGGATAACCAATGCACCTACATATTGCCATGGCGTCTTGATAATTTTGAATCATGTATCTTGGCCCACCAGTAACTGTTGCTGGCAGTATAATTCTCTTACCCTTTGAGGCATCATTGGTCTCGCCGTTGAAAACAGCATCCCGAAGCCCATTGTAGATCTCAGCTCTAAATTCGATTTGGTGGGTGTAAATAAATTTCAATATAGCACTTTCAACCATTGAGAATGCATCAACTATGAATTGTTGGAATAACCGGTGGGAATGTAACAGGACACCGTTGTGCGAAGGTCGGTCTTAGATTCGAAATGCGAAAAAGTCGCGCATTGTGGCATGCTTGTCTTCATCTGTTGGTTTTTTCTTAACTTTGTTCAAGATAATATCTTCTCTCTATCCATCTTCACCATAAGGGAATAAAAGAGGATATTGCAAGCCTACATAAGCCGGGTGAAGTTCTGTTATTCTTTGAAGCGACCTTGATTTGGTCTCAACAATAATATCTCGTTCTTTTGTGGATCCATCAAAATCACCGACAATTAAGGCAGCAACCTCAGACACTGAAGGCAAATTATACCTCCTCCcatatttttctcttttgccTATGAGTCGAAGGCAAACAAAATTATTGCCGTTTGCTGTGAGTGCATCGCGAGCAAGTCGGAAAGACTTTGCAAGGACGTTATGATTATCCAACGTAGTTTTGATAGTAGAAACAATATCCGCATGAAGCTTGTTCAAGTGATCATTAGAGCTGCAAAAAATGGCATAAAACATGTAAATATGACGTCTGCAACCATTATGAATTAAGTGAGATAACTATGTTTGAGTGTTAAATAAAATTGTATGGAAATGACCTGACAGCGGTGATTCTATTTCGAATCTCATTTTCAGTGTCGTATATATATAATTGTGCAAATTTTGCTACTCCGCCTTCTGGTGGAAGCAAGCTCCCCATTAAATGGTAATTTTGCCCGTGTAGAATAAAGGTTGGGGGCCCATGGCTTTGGTTAATTGTTCTTTGTATCTTACCCCCGAATGATGTGAAAGAAAACATACTATTGTAGCTCTTAATGTTCGATCGAAAGTGTTCCGCTTTTTTGGTGCTGTCAAAGTAAAGCTTCCTCAACGAATCAGGAGGTTCTTGAAGCATAGGAAGTTGGACTTGACCTTATCGGTAGCATAGGCTTAACTTTGGACATTTAGGCTTGTAGTGCTTTTCTATGCGCTCTTCGTACTAGAATATAGCTTTGCAGTGTTGGCATGTAAAGGTCGGATCTCCAATATCCCAATAATCTATGGAAAGGAAATAAGCATTGGCGAATGTGTGTTTAGCTCGAAAAAGAGACCACagtcaaattaaatataataagatTCAATATACCAACATTACAGATGATTTGATAGATATTCAAATCATGCAATATATACATGTTAAGAGTCTCGATAAAAAATGTTTTTGTCATATGAATTTAGGTTGCATAAGACTATAATTACTATTAAGATTTTACGATGTCCCATGAAGTATCATGTTGTGGATCAAAATGTTTGCAAGTAATTTTAAATCTCACTTAGGTTTAAAATTAGGAAATGTGGAGATgcgaaagaaaaatgaaattgaagattGAGTAACTGTTACTTAAACAacttctctctatatatatttatataaaatgtaTGTTATGAGAATagaattttaatatgaaaatatgAGAATGTATTTATAGTCATTAGATTAATTTAAATGACTAAGATTAAATCTACCTAATTAATGGTATGCAAGCAATGCATCTATTATAGTCATTAAATTCAAGTGTGAATTTATTGATAACCATTACCTCTATAAccattatttttaatttctattaaaatttacctaataaataaattaaaatcattaGATTTTGTTATctgaataaaattaaaagtatttttcataaATTAATCTATATTTTAAAAATCTGTTAAAATATCGAATAGATCTCCTAAAAAAATATATTcttcaaaaaaatgaaaaaataattcAACCGCGCTTACAAAGTCATATTTTTTATCCCCTTTTGTTTTGTTTCCATTTTAAATAACATATTAGTAAttatttaaaagatttttttatgaaTTGTAAGTAAAAATATTGTATCCGAATAACGTATCTTTAGATTTacgtttaaaaaattattttagatatATAAATCCAGTTGAATTATTATGTAAAattatttatgttattaatatatcaaagttaatttaaaaatacataaaaaaatatttttacttttttaaactTTTGATAAACGTAATGTTTGNNNNNNNNNNNNNNNNNNNNNNNNNNNNNNNNNNNNNNNNNNNNNNNNNNNNNNNNNNNNNNNNTGCAAAACGTACTTTTATCAAAACATTGAATGCTTTGTCGTCGttgaattatattttttattatttttaaaagtatatttttttgagaagttctatttcatatttgcataaaattttgaaaatatggatTCAGTTATAAAAAAATGCGTTTAATTATAACTGCATTCCGACATTCTTATATAATGATAAAGTGAATTGAAAGGAATATTATAAATTCAAATAATAAGCATATTTTATGAAACCAAACAAATTGAAAGCAACGTATTCTAAACTTTATTTTGTACCAAAGAGTTCAGTTTAAAATGAGTTAAGACATTAGTTAATAAATCTTTAAACGATATAATGGTTATTAAGATACAGTATACAGCGTAGATCAGTGACGggccaaaaaaattttaaaaattgggtaaaaatatatatcttaaaataaattttattgaacattactaattatattaaaatatagtaaagatataaaaattaaaaagagttattgaataaaaaagttatttttaacatgaattttaaaataaaattttgtaaatttttgtGGGTAAAAAATATAATCACATTGGGACAAATATATTGATTTATATAGAATTATTACTTTTTATATATTGAATTATATTGGCAAGTGCCACCCTCCTCCTAAGCCTGGCTCCGTCCCTGGCGCACATAACTGTTCATGAACCGCATTGCGGATATCTGAATCATTAATTTGCTAATTCACCAGGGTAGTAACTATGGTTAGGATCAATTATTGTTACTTATACTATAACTATAAGGAGTATATATAGTACATCCATTCAAATATACATCGATGAAAA contains the following coding sequences:
- the LOC107633704 gene encoding uncharacterized protein LOC107633704, translated to MSKFCFEALDKTLKDLMRFKDDHNQHLPFGGKTIAFGGDFRQILPVIPKGTRQDIVNASLNSSYLWQHCEVLKLTVNMRFQSMTTDDQVEDLKQFAEWILQVGNEISDRSCDGCNSINIPPKFLITNYSDPIKAIVEAIYSDYIADMCNESNLTGRTILAPTVNAIDEVNDYMTTMNSNECKTYVSSNKCLSEGGSNQIQAMHTPEFLATIKCLGVPNHELKLKVGCHVMLIRNIDHS
- the LOC107633703 gene encoding uncharacterized protein LOC107633703; this translates as MVESAILKFIYTHQIEFRAEIYNGLRDAVFNGETNDASKGKRIILPATVTGGPRYMIQNYQDAMAICRCIGYPDLFITFTCNPQWDEIQRYCRMHKVKPEDRPDMICRLFKVKVDMMIKDLRYNKLFGTTKAVIYTIDFQKRGLPHAHILLFLHEQDKYPTPADIDKIICAEIPNADVDNAYYKAVKSFMLHGPCGLSKPTSPCMEEGRCIRHFPKKFNKMTTVDEDGYPVYKRRDNGRTVEVSGIHLDNRYVVPYNKMLLLKYRAHINVEWCNQSRSIKYLFKYVNKGSDRVTTYFSTKSPDGKTTLEVDEVKMFYDCRYISPCEAAWRIFCYDIHYRNPSVERLSFHLPDQQPVVFTDNESLVEAVAKATVKESMFLGWFVANKTNAEARKLTYNEFPSKFVWKSSLRAWKPRKSHQVIGRMIFVPPSSGELYYLRLLLNIVKGPTTYADIRTYNGVIYSSFRDACYARGLLDDDKEYIDAIEEASHWGSCHYLRRLFATLLWSNSMVRPEVVWKKTAILLSDGILHDHRVMFSLHDLLFSEEELKDLTVIDVEQILNSNGKTLHDYPTMPFPSRDTDHLRTRNKMIFDELNYDRVLLEKQPNDCLSKLTAEQKGVYDKIMSSTDSQHGRVFFFVWPWRYRKNFSLDNFSFSTKIMWTNSANCCI